In Rhipicephalus microplus isolate Deutch F79 chromosome 7, USDA_Rmic, whole genome shotgun sequence, one genomic interval encodes:
- the LOC119162996 gene encoding LOW QUALITY PROTEIN: transcriptional regulator protein Pur-beta (The sequence of the model RefSeq protein was modified relative to this genomic sequence to represent the inferred CDS: deleted 2 bases in 1 codon), producing MSDRDSVGEQHQSQSKSAGHGSSSEDDGASENGGQLMSQGEQELATKMLQIQSKRFYLDVKQNRRGRFMKVAEVQQVGVVGRKSRLFLAMSTAAEFRDHLTSFSELYASLGPPNPEKLPEDGKLKSEIMIKDNRRYYLDLKENSRGRFLRVSQTIARGGPRSQIAIPAQGMIEFRDALTDLLEEFGTDDGAFKGELPEGRHMRVENKTFYFNIGQNTRGIYMRISEVKNMRERFDKCRIYCPRSLC from the exons ATGTCGGATCGGGACAGCGTCGGTGAGCAACATCAATCCCAAAGTAAATCCGCAGGGCACGGGTCCTCCAGTGAAGATGACGGCGCTTCGGAAAACGGAGGACAGCTCATGTCGCAGGGTGAGCAGGAGCTGGCCACCAAGATGCTCCAGATCCAGTCCAAGAGGTTTTACCTGGACGTCAAGCAGAACCGCCGGGGCCGCTTCATGAAGGTGGCCGAGGTACAACAGGTCGGGGTAGTGGGTAGGAAAAGTCGTCTCTTCCTCGCCATGTCAACAGCGGCTGAGTTCCGGGACCACCTGACATCCTTCAGTGAGCTGTACGCTTCCCTGGGT CCCCCCAATCCAGAGAAACTGCCTGAGGATGGCAAGTTGAAAAGTGAGATAATGATTAAGGACAATAGGCGCTACTACCTGGATCTCAAAGAAAACTCCAGGGGGCGGTTTCTAAGGGTGTCCCAGACGATAGCACGAGGTGGTCCTAGGTCCCAGATCGCCATCCCTGCACAGGGTATGATCGAGTTCCGCGACGCGCTCACGGACTTACTAGAAGAGTTTGGCACGGACGACGGAGCTTTCAAAGGAGAACTACCTGAAGGGCGCCACATGCGTGTAGAAAACAAGACGTTTTATTTCAACATTGGGCAGAATACCCGAGGCATCTACATGCGTATCTCAGAGGTGAAGAACATGAGAGAGCGTTTCGACAAGTGCAGAATCTATTGTCCACGCAGCCTGTGCTGA